In Hwangdonia lutea, a single window of DNA contains:
- a CDS encoding SRPBCC family protein, whose translation MYLVLYIVVGLLAIILLLALIAPKTYEVNRSVMINKPVSDVFEYIKYIKNQNEWSPWKKKDPNMKQEFVGTDGEVGFISKWEGNKDVGTGEQEIIGVEHNQQLTSELRFFKPWKSVSKAYIKVTEIETNQTNVTWGFTGNNPIPMNIFMLFFNFEKSVGKDFEEGLESLKQILES comes from the coding sequence ATGTATTTAGTACTTTACATCGTCGTTGGCCTTCTTGCCATTATTCTTTTACTCGCCTTAATTGCTCCAAAAACGTACGAAGTTAACAGAAGTGTTATGATAAACAAACCTGTTTCAGACGTATTTGAATATATTAAATACATTAAAAACCAAAATGAATGGTCGCCTTGGAAAAAGAAAGACCCAAATATGAAGCAAGAATTTGTTGGAACCGATGGCGAGGTCGGTTTTATCTCAAAGTGGGAAGGCAATAAAGATGTGGGTACGGGCGAACAGGAAATTATAGGTGTTGAGCACAATCAACAATTAACCTCCGAATTGCGATTTTTTAAACCTTGGAAATCGGTGTCGAAAGCCTATATTAAAGTTACAGAGATTGAAACCAATCAAACCAACGTCACTTGGGGGTTTACGGGCAATAACCCGATACCGATGAATATTTTTATGTTGTTTTTTAATTTTGAAAAATCCGTTGGAAAAGATTTTGAAGAAGGTTTAGAAAGCTTAAAACAGATTTTAGAGTCATAG
- a CDS encoding TrmH family RNA methyltransferase — translation MKQITSIQNTYIKQLAQLKDKSRERKKSGTFLIEGEREISLALKGGYEFETVLFYPELFSIEQLNELTTPQTNVIEVSKEVYQKLAYRDTTEGVLAVAKSKTNSLNDLTFENKNPLILVAEAPEKPGNIGAILRTTDAANADAVIIANPKTDLYNPNIIRSSVGCVFTNQIATASTTDIINFLKAQNINIYCAALQASVSYHTQDYTKPTALVMGTEATGLSNEWLENSTQNIIIPMQGEIDSMNVSVAAGILIFEAKRQREFK, via the coding sequence ATAAAACAAATAACAAGTATACAAAACACCTACATAAAACAACTTGCACAGCTAAAAGACAAGTCTCGTGAACGCAAAAAATCAGGCACGTTTTTAATTGAAGGCGAACGTGAAATTTCGCTGGCTTTAAAAGGTGGCTATGAATTTGAAACGGTATTGTTTTATCCTGAATTATTTTCTATCGAGCAGCTTAACGAATTAACAACTCCACAAACAAATGTTATTGAGGTTTCAAAAGAAGTCTATCAAAAATTAGCCTATCGTGATACTACTGAAGGTGTTTTAGCCGTAGCAAAAAGCAAAACGAATAGTTTAAACGATTTAACTTTTGAAAATAAAAACCCCTTGATTTTAGTTGCCGAAGCTCCTGAAAAACCAGGAAATATCGGAGCCATTTTACGAACTACCGATGCCGCTAATGCAGATGCGGTAATTATTGCCAACCCAAAAACCGATTTATACAACCCGAACATCATCCGTTCCAGTGTGGGCTGCGTGTTTACCAATCAAATTGCAACAGCCAGCACTACCGATATTATTAACTTTTTAAAAGCACAAAACATTAATATTTACTGTGCGGCGCTGCAAGCCTCGGTTAGTTACCATACCCAAGATTACACAAAACCCACCGCCCTCGTTATGGGAACGGAAGCCACAGGTTTAAGTAACGAATGGTTAGAAAATTCCACCCAAAATATCATCATTCCCATGCAAGGTGAAATAGACTCCATGAATGTGTCGGTTGCAGCCGGAATTCTTATTTTTGAAGCGAAAAGACAACGGGAGTTTAAATGA
- a CDS encoding DEAD/DEAH box helicase produces MSTFQDLGLNDHLLQAITDLGFTKPSEVQEKAIPILLESETDLVALAQTGTGKTAAFGFPMLEKINIDSRTTQGLILSPTRELCLQITNEMKQYGKYCKGLNVVAIYGGSSITDQAREVKRGAQIIVATPGRMKDMIKRRLVDISKIEYAVLDEADEMLNMGFYEDITDILSHTPEDKSTWLFSATMPKEVATIAKKFMKSPKEITVGNKNESTNQVSHEYYLVNARDRYQALKRLSDANPDIFSVVFCRTKRDTQKVAEKLIEDGYSAGALHGDLSQNQRDLVMKSFRNKQIQTLVATDVAARGIDVDDITHVINYQLPDEPEVYTHRSGRTGRAGKTGVSMVIVSKSEVRKIKGIERIIKKQFEKKEIPDGAEICEVQLMSLANKIHNTEINHEIDKHLTSINDLFVDTDKDELIKKFFSVEFTRFYNYYNKSKNLNIAEGSFDQDSGRSFGGSKNTTRYFINVGKKDGYDWMKLKDFLKEVLVLGRDDVFKVEVKDSFSFFNTENEQKEKVLAFFTDYKHDGRFVNVEVSENRGGGGRRNDRRSGGRKRDERRSGGRREGRRSDSGNRSERRRSENNSKPRRSDSGSKSNDFAASRPRRSRR; encoded by the coding sequence ATGAGCACATTCCAAGATTTAGGTCTTAATGACCACTTATTACAAGCTATTACAGATTTAGGGTTTACAAAACCCAGTGAAGTACAAGAAAAAGCAATCCCTATTTTATTAGAATCAGAAACCGATTTAGTGGCATTGGCCCAAACCGGAACCGGTAAAACGGCAGCGTTTGGTTTTCCGATGTTGGAAAAAATTAATATTGATAGCCGAACGACCCAAGGGTTGATTTTAAGCCCTACACGCGAACTTTGTTTGCAAATTACCAACGAAATGAAGCAATACGGCAAGTATTGCAAAGGACTAAATGTAGTGGCCATTTATGGTGGTTCGAGCATTACAGACCAAGCCCGAGAGGTAAAACGCGGTGCGCAAATTATTGTGGCTACGCCAGGGCGAATGAAGGATATGATTAAAAGGCGTTTGGTTGATATTAGCAAAATTGAATATGCGGTTTTAGACGAGGCCGACGAGATGCTAAACATGGGCTTTTATGAGGATATTACCGATATTTTATCGCATACGCCTGAGGATAAAAGTACGTGGTTGTTTTCGGCAACAATGCCAAAGGAAGTGGCTACCATTGCTAAAAAATTCATGAAGAGTCCGAAGGAAATCACGGTGGGAAACAAAAACGAAAGTACAAACCAAGTTTCGCACGAATACTATTTGGTGAATGCCAGAGACAGATACCAAGCGCTAAAGCGCTTATCGGATGCCAATCCAGATATATTTTCGGTGGTGTTTTGCCGTACAAAACGCGACACCCAAAAAGTGGCCGAAAAACTGATTGAAGATGGTTATAGCGCTGGGGCCTTGCATGGCGATTTAAGCCAAAATCAACGTGATTTGGTTATGAAATCGTTTCGAAACAAACAAATACAAACCCTTGTGGCAACCGATGTGGCCGCTCGTGGTATTGATGTAGACGATATTACACACGTTATAAATTACCAATTACCAGATGAGCCCGAAGTTTACACACACCGTTCGGGTAGAACAGGTCGCGCCGGAAAAACCGGAGTTTCTATGGTTATTGTTTCCAAAAGCGAAGTGCGTAAAATTAAAGGTATCGAGCGTATTATTAAAAAGCAATTCGAGAAAAAGGAAATTCCAGATGGCGCAGAAATTTGCGAAGTGCAACTTATGTCGCTCGCCAATAAAATTCACAATACTGAAATCAATCACGAAATCGATAAACATTTAACCAGTATTAACGATTTATTTGTTGATACCGATAAAGATGAATTGATTAAAAAATTCTTCTCAGTTGAGTTTACGCGTTTTTACAATTACTACAACAAATCCAAAAATCTTAATATTGCTGAAGGTTCGTTTGATCAAGATAGCGGGCGCAGTTTTGGTGGAAGTAAAAACACTACCCGATACTTTATAAACGTTGGTAAAAAAGACGGTTATGATTGGATGAAGCTAAAAGACTTTTTAAAAGAAGTTTTGGTGCTTGGTAGAGATGATGTTTTTAAAGTTGAAGTAAAGGACAGCTTCTCGTTTTTTAATACCGAGAATGAGCAAAAAGAAAAAGTTTTGGCTTTCTTTACAGACTACAAACATGATGGTCGTTTTGTAAATGTTGAAGTATCTGAAAACCGCGGTGGCGGCGGAAGGCGCAACGACAGACGCAGTGGCGGAAGAAAACGCGATGAACGAAGAAGCGGCGGAAGACGTGAAGGCAGAAGAAGTGATTCTGGAAACCGAAGCGAAAGACGACGCAGTGAAAACAACTCGAAACCAAGACGATCAGATTCCGGCTCAAAATCCAACGATTTTGCGGCTTCAAGACCAAGACGTTCCAGACGTTAG
- a CDS encoding amidohydrolase family protein codes for MIKKQFLILTLLCSLSVLSQDYFPKNDGVKAKNTNFTAFTNATIYVTPKEVINKGTLLIRDGKVVATGTSVNIPENTVTIDVSGKSIYPSFIDMYSSFGVEKPKRSSSNSRTAQYDASRTGYYWNDHVMPENKAIKVFKYDSKSASELIKAGFGVVNTHIQDGIVRGSGTLVALNENDGNETRVLAANSGQYLSFRKSVTSSQAYPSSIMGSMALLRQMYLDADWYAKGLSKTKDLSLEALNRNQSLVQIFDAGSRANILRADKVGDAHNVQYVIVGGGDEYERINEVKATNAALIIPINFPKAYDVEDPFLASTLSLGDMRAWNQKPANPKILAENNINFALTTHDLKSPKDFKSNLLKAIEYGLSKEKALEALTTIPAQLLGKSNIIGSLKNGSQANFLITSGDIFDKKTKLFENWVQGKQNVIENMNIKDITGDYEFSITGTPFKMNISGELKKPKSKITSAEKTRGSKIKYSNDWVHIAFTTADSTKQEFIRIAATIDANKNLNGKAILPSGNELPFYAKHIEKESTTTEKSKKEKASEMVLPVTYPNNSYGFETLPKAETLLFKNATVWTNEKDGILQNTDVLIKNGKIAKIGQNLSDRNAKVIDATGKHLTAGIIDEHSHIATSSVNEGGQNSSAEVSIEDAIDETDVSIYRNLAGGVTSIQILHGSANPIGGRSAIIKLKWGESADNLIYENSPKFIKFALGENVKQTRARTNVRFPQSRMGVEQVYMDYFTRAKEYDVLKKSGKPYRKDIELEVLAEILNKERFISCHSYVQSEINMLMKVAEKFNFNINTFTHILEGYKVADKMKAHGVGGSTFSDWWAYKYEVNDAIPYNAAIMHNAGVTVAINSDDGEMSRRLNQEAAKSVKYGGISEEEAWKFVTLNPAKLLHIDDRVGSIKVGKDADVVLWSDHPLSVYAKAEKTLIEGAVYFDLEKDKEKRKKIKDEKSTLINMMMQAKNKGLKTQPIKKKEKVFLHCDSMDNEHQH; via the coding sequence ATGATAAAAAAGCAGTTTTTAATTCTGACGCTGTTGTGTAGTTTGTCTGTTTTGTCGCAAGATTATTTTCCTAAAAATGATGGCGTAAAAGCAAAAAACACCAACTTCACCGCATTTACCAATGCCACAATTTATGTAACGCCCAAAGAGGTTATCAATAAAGGCACCTTGCTTATTCGCGATGGTAAAGTAGTTGCCACCGGCACCTCAGTTAATATCCCTGAAAACACCGTAACTATTGATGTTTCGGGTAAAAGTATTTATCCATCTTTTATTGATATGTACTCTAGTTTTGGTGTCGAAAAACCTAAACGTTCGTCAAGTAATAGCAGAACAGCCCAATACGATGCAAGCCGAACAGGGTATTATTGGAACGACCACGTGATGCCCGAAAACAAAGCGATCAAGGTTTTTAAATATGATTCGAAATCGGCTTCCGAACTTATTAAAGCTGGTTTTGGCGTTGTAAACACACACATTCAAGATGGCATTGTTAGAGGGAGCGGAACGCTTGTAGCGCTCAATGAAAATGATGGTAACGAAACAAGGGTTTTGGCTGCGAACTCGGGGCAGTATTTATCTTTTAGAAAAAGCGTAACCTCCAGTCAGGCCTATCCAAGTTCCATAATGGGTTCTATGGCATTGTTGCGTCAAATGTATTTAGATGCCGATTGGTATGCAAAAGGATTGAGCAAAACCAAAGATTTATCGCTTGAAGCTTTAAACCGCAATCAAAGTTTAGTTCAAATCTTCGATGCTGGAAGTCGCGCCAATATTTTAAGAGCCGATAAGGTTGGTGATGCTCACAACGTGCAATATGTAATTGTGGGTGGCGGCGATGAATACGAGCGTATTAACGAAGTAAAAGCAACAAATGCAGCACTAATTATTCCTATTAATTTCCCAAAAGCTTACGATGTTGAAGATCCTTTTTTAGCATCAACACTATCGTTAGGAGATATGAGAGCATGGAATCAAAAACCTGCCAATCCAAAAATTCTGGCCGAAAACAACATCAATTTTGCTTTAACGACCCACGATTTAAAATCGCCTAAAGATTTTAAATCCAATCTATTAAAAGCGATTGAATATGGACTTTCCAAAGAAAAAGCATTGGAAGCCTTAACAACGATTCCTGCGCAATTATTAGGAAAATCTAATATAATTGGCTCACTTAAAAACGGAAGTCAGGCCAATTTTTTAATTACTTCTGGCGATATTTTTGACAAGAAAACGAAACTCTTTGAAAATTGGGTTCAAGGAAAACAGAACGTTATTGAAAATATGAACATCAAAGATATTACTGGTGATTATGAGTTTTCTATAACCGGAACGCCTTTTAAAATGAACATTAGCGGCGAATTGAAAAAGCCTAAATCTAAAATTACATCGGCTGAAAAAACCCGTGGTTCTAAAATAAAGTACAGCAACGATTGGGTTCATATTGCTTTTACAACTGCCGATTCTACAAAACAGGAATTTATAAGAATTGCAGCCACTATCGATGCCAACAAAAACCTAAACGGAAAAGCCATTTTACCTAGCGGAAATGAACTTCCTTTTTATGCGAAACATATTGAAAAGGAATCGACTACAACTGAAAAATCAAAAAAAGAGAAAGCATCAGAAATGGTGCTACCGGTTACTTATCCTAATAATTCTTATGGATTTGAAACATTACCAAAGGCCGAAACCCTACTATTTAAAAATGCTACCGTTTGGACCAACGAAAAAGATGGTATTTTACAAAACACCGATGTGTTGATTAAAAACGGGAAAATCGCAAAAATCGGTCAAAACCTATCCGATAGAAATGCCAAAGTTATCGATGCCACAGGCAAGCATTTAACCGCAGGAATTATTGATGAACACTCGCATATTGCCACCTCATCGGTGAATGAAGGCGGACAAAATTCATCGGCCGAAGTGAGTATTGAAGACGCAATCGACGAGACCGATGTTAGCATTTACAGAAATCTTGCCGGTGGGGTTACTTCCATTCAAATATTACATGGTTCTGCAAATCCCATTGGTGGTCGGTCGGCCATTATCAAATTAAAATGGGGCGAATCGGCAGATAATCTTATCTATGAAAACAGTCCGAAATTCATCAAATTCGCACTCGGTGAAAATGTTAAACAAACCCGGGCCCGAACCAATGTCCGTTTTCCGCAATCGCGTATGGGCGTTGAGCAGGTTTATATGGATTATTTTACCAGGGCCAAGGAATATGATGTTTTAAAGAAAAGTGGCAAACCTTATAGAAAGGATATAGAATTGGAAGTTTTGGCAGAAATATTAAACAAAGAACGTTTTATCTCTTGTCATTCTTACGTACAAAGCGAAATAAATATGCTTATGAAAGTTGCCGAAAAATTCAACTTTAACATCAACACTTTTACACATATTCTGGAAGGCTATAAAGTAGCCGATAAAATGAAAGCCCACGGTGTTGGCGGTTCCACGTTTAGCGATTGGTGGGCGTACAAATACGAGGTTAACGATGCCATTCCGTATAACGCAGCCATAATGCACAATGCAGGTGTTACGGTGGCTATTAATAGCGATGATGGTGAAATGTCGCGCCGGTTAAACCAAGAAGCAGCAAAATCTGTAAAATATGGTGGCATCAGCGAAGAAGAGGCTTGGAAGTTTGTAACGCTAAACCCTGCAAAACTTTTGCATATCGATGATCGCGTTGGCAGTATTAAAGTTGGGAAAGATGCCGATGTTGTATTGTGGTCAGACCACCCGCTTTCCGTTTACGCCAAAGCCGAAAAAACCCTTATTGAAGGTGCCGTTTATTTTGATTTGGAAAAAGATAAAGAAAAACGCAAAAAAATAAAAGACGAAAAAAGCACCCTTATTAATATGATGATGCAAGCCAAAAACAAAGGCTTGAAAACGCAACCTATCAAAAAGAAAGAGAAAGTGTTTTTACACTGCGATTCCATGGATAACGAACACCAACACTAA
- a CDS encoding M48 family metallopeptidase has product MTSTTLFYIIIAIIIINFIIDKILDALNAKHFNDALPPDLQDVYDEVEYKKSQKYKATNYKFGLLTSTFSILLTLGFLVFDGFEFVDNIARIYSENPIIIALIFFGIIMIGSDIITTPFSYYSTFVIEEKFGFNKTTVKTFFLDKIKGWLMMAIIGGGILALIIWFYQVAGSNFWLYAWGLVAVFTLFMNMFYSKLIVPLFNKQTPLEAGSLRDKISAYAETVGFKLDKIFVIDGSKRSTKANAYFSGFGSEKRVTLYDTLINDLDDEEIVAVLAHEVGHYKKKHIIFNLFASIILTGVTLYILSLFISNPLLSNALGVETPSFHIGLIAFGLLYAPISEITGLIMNVFSRKFEYQADDYAKNTYKAEPLITSLKKLSKNSLSNLTPHPAYVFMHYSHPTLLDRIGNLRK; this is encoded by the coding sequence ATGACCTCAACCACTCTCTTTTACATCATCATCGCCATAATCATTATCAATTTTATAATTGATAAAATTCTCGACGCTTTAAACGCCAAACATTTTAACGATGCACTTCCTCCGGATTTGCAAGACGTTTATGATGAGGTCGAATACAAAAAATCGCAAAAGTACAAAGCGACAAATTATAAATTTGGACTACTCACCTCAACCTTTTCAATCCTTTTAACTTTAGGCTTTTTGGTTTTTGATGGGTTTGAATTTGTTGATAACATCGCCCGAATCTACAGCGAAAACCCGATTATTATCGCCCTTATTTTCTTCGGAATCATTATGATTGGCAGTGATATTATCACAACACCTTTTTCGTATTACAGCACCTTTGTTATTGAAGAAAAATTCGGATTCAATAAAACCACTGTTAAAACCTTCTTTTTGGATAAAATAAAGGGTTGGTTGATGATGGCCATTATTGGCGGTGGCATTTTAGCGTTAATTATTTGGTTTTATCAGGTTGCAGGTTCTAACTTTTGGTTGTACGCTTGGGGATTGGTTGCGGTTTTCACCTTATTTATGAATATGTTTTATTCCAAACTCATCGTACCACTTTTTAATAAGCAAACACCTTTGGAAGCGGGTAGTTTACGCGATAAAATTTCGGCGTATGCTGAAACCGTTGGTTTTAAACTCGATAAGATTTTTGTGATTGATGGTTCCAAACGAAGCACCAAAGCCAACGCCTATTTTTCAGGATTTGGCAGTGAAAAACGCGTGACACTCTACGATACGTTGATTAACGATTTAGATGATGAAGAAATCGTTGCTGTTTTAGCACATGAAGTCGGGCATTACAAAAAGAAACACATCATTTTCAATTTGTTTGCCTCAATTATATTAACGGGGGTAACACTTTATATTTTATCGCTATTCATTTCGAATCCGTTGTTATCGAATGCTTTGGGTGTTGAAACTCCGAGTTTTCATATTGGGTTGATTGCATTTGGATTGCTGTACGCGCCTATTTCTGAAATTACAGGTTTAATTATGAATGTATTTTCCAGAAAATTTGAATACCAAGCCGATGACTATGCTAAAAACACCTATAAAGCTGAGCCTTTAATTACATCACTTAAAAAACTTTCAAAAAACAGTTTAAGTAATTTAACGCCGCATCCTGCTTATGTGTTTATGCATTATTCGCACCCTACGCTTTTGGATCGGATTGGGAATTTGAGGAAATAG
- a CDS encoding carboxypeptidase-like regulatory domain-containing protein, whose product MKNYIFLFTFLLVAAFCTAQDADKVIGVVINSADDTPLESVNIVNLNQVIGTSTNSKGEFKISAKANDTLHFSYLGFKSIKVRVTNDWLKFGSSKIELTELALALEEVVVNQLKLTGYLEVDVMQVPEVNKNYRYSISGLPSTGYEAGKPTAVTKILGSIFNPADFLYRMFGKKPNELRKLKKMKQDDEIRNLLASRFDREMLTVLLQVDRVDLDEIVSQCNYSKGFIQTANDLQILDAISECYEEYKLLSRGRSKRL is encoded by the coding sequence ATGAAAAACTACATATTCCTTTTTACTTTTTTATTAGTCGCAGCGTTTTGTACAGCTCAAGATGCCGATAAAGTAATTGGTGTGGTTATTAATTCTGCCGATGATACGCCACTGGAAAGCGTAAACATTGTAAACCTTAATCAGGTAATTGGTACCAGTACAAATAGCAAGGGTGAGTTTAAAATTTCCGCGAAAGCGAACGATACATTGCACTTTTCTTATTTAGGTTTTAAATCCATAAAAGTTAGGGTAACCAACGATTGGTTAAAATTTGGAAGTTCTAAAATCGAGCTTACAGAATTGGCATTGGCCCTTGAGGAGGTGGTTGTAAATCAGTTAAAACTAACGGGGTATTTAGAGGTTGATGTGATGCAAGTGCCCGAAGTTAATAAGAATTACCGCTATAGTATTTCCGGACTGCCAAGCACAGGCTACGAAGCAGGAAAACCAACAGCGGTAACTAAAATACTAGGATCTATTTTTAATCCTGCCGATTTTTTATACCGCATGTTTGGAAAAAAACCAAACGAGTTGCGCAAGCTAAAAAAGATGAAACAGGATGATGAAATTAGAAATCTTTTGGCCTCTCGTTTTGACCGCGAAATGCTTACCGTTTTATTGCAAGTAGATCGTGTGGATTTAGATGAAATTGTGAGCCAATGCAACTACTCCAAAGGTTTTATACAAACCGCAAACGATTTGCAAATATTGGATGCCATAAGCGAATGCTACGAGGAATATAAATTATTAAGCAGAGGGCGAAGTAAGCGTTTGTAG
- a CDS encoding VOC family protein — protein sequence MKKNMVGWFEIPVSDMERAKAFYEAVFNVKIEVHNFGGMLMGWFPFEEGKEGAAGTLIKQESYIPSQEGTLVYFISDDVKNELDRVEGAGGKIYQPKTEISPEHGFMGAFIDTEGNRVALHSNA from the coding sequence ATGAAGAAAAATATGGTAGGTTGGTTTGAGATTCCGGTTTCGGACATGGAAAGAGCCAAAGCCTTTTACGAGGCGGTTTTTAATGTAAAAATAGAGGTGCATAATTTTGGTGGGATGTTAATGGGTTGGTTTCCTTTTGAAGAAGGTAAAGAAGGAGCTGCCGGTACGCTAATTAAGCAAGAATCGTATATTCCCAGTCAAGAAGGCACGCTTGTTTATTTTATAAGTGATGATGTTAAAAACGAGCTCGATAGGGTTGAAGGAGCGGGTGGCAAAATTTACCAACCCAAAACCGAAATTTCGCCCGAGCATGGTTTTATGGGTGCTTTTATTGATACCGAAGGGAATCGAGTTGCACTACATTCAAACGCATAA
- a CDS encoding amidohydrolase family protein encodes MKNLKLSFSLIIMLCVSIVMAQQTPAAKQTKDFAIVGATAHIGNGNVIDESIIIVKNGKLHTVADKSVAKIDLEGMDVINANGKHVYPGFIIPNTTLGLVEIDAVKASDDDAELGTWNPHIRSLIAYNAESKVVESMRPNGVLLGQITPRGGRISGSSSVVQFDAWNWEDAAVKTDEGIHMNWPSSFTRGRWWLGEDPGLKPNKKYAEQITEITNYFKESKAYNQGNKPEINLPFEALQGVFDGSKTLYINVNDEKGITDAVHFSKENGVKNMVIVGGSDAYKVTDLLKQHNIAVLLRRVHSTPSSDDDDYDLPFKTAKLLVDSGVLVGLQVASGGRMERMNSRNLPFYAGTTVAHGLTKAQALQLITLNSAKILGIDAHYGSLESGKSASLFISEGDALDMRTNIIEHAFIDGREISLETHQTKLWKRYSEKYKNQ; translated from the coding sequence ATGAAAAATTTAAAACTATCATTTTCACTAATTATCATGTTGTGTGTTTCAATAGTCATGGCACAACAAACACCGGCGGCTAAACAAACCAAGGATTTTGCTATTGTAGGTGCAACAGCACATATTGGCAACGGCAACGTTATTGATGAAAGCATTATTATTGTTAAAAACGGAAAACTCCATACGGTTGCAGATAAATCTGTTGCTAAAATAGATTTAGAGGGTATGGATGTTATAAATGCCAATGGCAAACATGTTTACCCTGGGTTTATAATTCCAAATACCACTTTGGGACTTGTTGAAATTGATGCCGTAAAAGCATCAGACGACGATGCCGAATTGGGCACCTGGAATCCACACATTAGAAGTTTAATTGCTTATAATGCTGAATCTAAGGTGGTTGAATCCATGCGCCCTAACGGTGTACTTTTGGGGCAAATTACACCACGTGGCGGTCGTATTTCTGGCAGCTCATCGGTGGTTCAATTTGATGCTTGGAATTGGGAAGATGCTGCAGTAAAAACCGATGAGGGTATTCATATGAATTGGCCTAGTAGCTTTACCAGAGGACGTTGGTGGCTTGGTGAAGACCCTGGGCTAAAACCAAACAAAAAATATGCAGAACAAATCACCGAAATTACCAATTATTTTAAGGAAAGTAAGGCCTATAACCAGGGAAATAAGCCAGAGATAAATCTTCCATTTGAAGCTTTACAAGGTGTTTTTGATGGTTCCAAAACGCTTTACATCAATGTAAACGACGAAAAAGGCATTACCGACGCCGTTCATTTTTCAAAGGAAAATGGCGTTAAAAACATGGTGATTGTTGGGGGTAGCGATGCTTATAAAGTTACCGATTTATTAAAGCAACATAACATTGCTGTGCTTTTACGACGTGTACATTCGACACCAAGTAGCGATGACGACGATTACGATTTACCTTTTAAAACCGCAAAACTACTAGTCGATAGTGGGGTTTTAGTAGGTTTACAAGTAGCATCTGGCGGACGCATGGAACGTATGAACTCAAGAAACCTGCCATTTTATGCGGGCACCACAGTGGCACACGGTTTAACCAAAGCCCAAGCTTTACAGCTAATCACGCTAAACTCAGCTAAAATATTGGGTATCGATGCTCACTACGGAAGTTTAGAATCTGGTAAAAGCGCCTCGCTTTTTATTAGCGAAGGCGACGCATTGGATATGCGCACTAATATAATAGAACATGCCTTTATTGATGGCAGGGAAATTAGCCTTGAAACGCATCAAACCAAACTTTGGAAGCGCTATTCGGAGAAGTATAAAAATCAATAA